The Cellulosimicrobium cellulans genome contains the following window.
GTCGTCGTCGGGCGCGACCGGGGCGTTGCGGCGCCGGCGCGTGCCGCCGTTCGACGAGCCGCCCGACGGGCGGCCGGCCGCGTACCGCGAGCCCGAGCGCCCCGCGGAGCGCTTGACGAGGATCCAGGCGATCGGACCGAGGAACGGCAGCAGGATGATGAGGACGATCCACAGCCCCTTGGGGATGCCGCCGCGCTCCTCCTCGTCGCTCGAGGCGAGGTCGACGAGCGCGTAGACCGCGAGGCCGACGGCGATGAGGGGGAGCAGCACGCGAAGCATGGCTCCAGCCTACGGGCCGTACCCTGGACTCGTGCCTGTCGTGATCTACTCCGTCCTGCGTCTGCTGCTCTTCGCCGCCGCGCTGGGGGTGCTCTGGTTCGCCGGCCTCCGGGGCTGGCTGCTCGTCCTCGTCGCCGCGGTCGTCGCGCTCATGCTGTCGTACCTGACCCTGCGCGGGCCCCGTGAGGCGGCGTCGCGCTACCTCGCCGAGCGGGCCGAGCACCGCGCCCGGACGGGCGAGCGGTTCTCGCGCGAGATCGAGGACGACGCCGCGGCCGAGGACGCGGCCCTCGACGCGCAGGAGGACGCGGCCTCGTCCGGCGCGGACGCGACGCCGACCGAGCAGCCCGGGGCGTCGTCGGCCCGCTGAGCCCTCCGGCGCCGTCCGGCGCAGGTCGGGACGCGCTCAGAGCGCGAGCCCGACCCCCAGGAGCACGCCGTACGCGAGCTCGAACAGCCCGGTCCCGGCGAGCACCGGCACGAGGAGCGGCCCGCGCGCGCCCGCGATCACCGGGACCGTGAGCAGCACCGCGGGCAGCAGGAGCAGCAGGACGGCGAGCGACCAGGGCGCCGCGAACGCGCACACGACCGCCAGCAGCAGCGGGACCCAGATCATCGCGACGTAGGCCCGGCGGGCGCGGAAGTCGCCGAGCCGGACCGCGAGGGTCCGCTTGCCCGCGACGACGTCGGTCGGGATGTCGCGGATGTTGTTGACCATGAGGATCGCGCACGCGAGCAGGCCCACCGCGACCGCGCCGACGGCCGACGGCCACGTGACCACGCCCGCCTGGG
Protein-coding sequences here:
- a CDS encoding DUF4229 domain-containing protein; translated protein: MPVVIYSVLRLLLFAAALGVLWFAGLRGWLLVLVAAVVALMLSYLTLRGPREAASRYLAERAEHRARTGERFSREIEDDAAAEDAALDAQEDAASSGADATPTEQPGASSAR
- a CDS encoding PLD nuclease N-terminal domain-containing protein — encoded protein: MLRVLLPLIAVGLAVYALVDLASSDEEERGGIPKGLWIVLIILLPFLGPIAWILVKRSAGRSGSRYAAGRPSGGSSNGGTRRRRNAPVAPDDDPEFLWRLEQQQRRQARDDAPSPATDDAPPAAGDTTEDGRTEDDGDAHRPGASNGSDDGDDTAR